The proteins below are encoded in one region of Chaetodon trifascialis isolate fChaTrf1 chromosome 11, fChaTrf1.hap1, whole genome shotgun sequence:
- the LOC139339199 gene encoding peroxiredoxin-6-like, translated as MITLNMPGLLLGDVFPDFEADTTTGKIKLHQFLGDSWGILFSHPRDYTPVCTTELGRAARLSSEFSKRDVKMIALSIDCLENHHGWTKDILAYNCEDSACCSLPFPIIADSKRELAVALGMLDPVEKDKDGMPLTARCVFIIGPDKRLKLSFLYPASTGRNFDEILRVVDSLQITAGKRVATPADWKPGDCVMVPPNMSEEEAASLFPDGVYTKDLPSGKKYLRYTPQP; from the exons ATGATCACACTGAATATGCCGGGACTACTGCtcggagatgtgtttcctgATTTCGAGGCAGACACCACTACTGGCAAAATTAAACTCCACCAATTTCTCGGTGATTC ATGGGGAATCCTGTTCTCCCACCCCAGAGACTACACCCCTGTGTGCACCACGGAGCTGGGTCGAGCTGCCAGGCTGAGCAGCGAGTTCAGTAAACGGGACGTCAAGATGATCGCCCTGTCCATCGACTGCCTTGAGAATCACCACGGCTGGACCAAG GACATCCTGGCTTACAACTGTGAGGACTCTGCTTGCTGCTCGCTGCCCTTTCCCATCATAGCGGACAGTAAAAGGGAGCTGGCAGTGGCCCTGGGCATGCTGGACCCTGTTGAGAAGGACAAAGATGGCATGCCACTCACTGCCCGCTGC GTGTTTATCATTGGCCCTGACAAAAGGCTGAAACTGTCATTCCTCTATCCTGCCTCCACCGGACGCAACTTTGATGAGATTTTAAGAGTGGTGGACTCACTGCAGATTACAGCAGGAAAACGAGTGGCCACACCAGCAGACTGGAAG CCTGGCGACTGTGTGATGGTCCCTCCCAACATGTCTGAGGAAGAGGCAGCATCTTTGTTCCCAGATGGCGTCTACACCAAAGACCTGCCCTCTGGCAAGAAGTACCTGCGCTACACGCCCCAGCCATGA
- the LOC139339324 gene encoding polyisoprenoid diphosphate/phosphate phosphohydrolase PLPP6-like, with translation MSSSTFRRNSFRGVGCANRASSEGHVRRRGSSCSYISSGAQAEDFPVSLSQPMFTITLRFLLAIDLWLSKRLGVCACEESPWGSIRPLVRLVEFSGHVVPWLIGTVYTLLRGESAQEQEVMLNLALALLLDLLLVRVVKTLVRRRRPAQNRSDIFSTFFVERYSFPSGHATRAAMCARFLLAQLVDTASMRVLVVGWAALVSLSRLLLARHYVTDVGFGLAMGYCHYSLVERLWVTWDCLQDLLLMRLRERLNRVYGGLWMADWKH, from the exons ATGTCCTCTTCGACGTTCAGACGGAATAGTTTCCGTGGAGTTGGGTGTGCAAACCGGGCATCCTCTGAGGGCCATGTCCGCCGCCGGGGCTCCAGCTGCTCTTACATTTCCTCTGGAGCGCAAGCTGAAGACTTTCCCGTCAGTCTGAGCCAGCCCATGTTCACCATAACGCTCCGGTTTTTGCTGGCGATAGATCTGTGGCTGTCCAAGCGGCTCGGGGTGTGCGCCTGTGAGGAGTCTCCATGGGGCAGCATACGGCCCCTGGTGCGGCTGGTGGAGTTCTCTGGGCATGTCGTTCCGTGGCTCATCGGCACCGTGTACACTCTGCTCCGGGGAGAGAGCGCGCAGGAGCAGGAGGTCATGCTGAACTTGGCCCTGG CTCTGTTGTTGGACCTGCTGTTGGTCAGAGTTGTGAAGACTCTGGTCAGACGTCGCAGGCCTGCCCAGAACCGCTCTGACATCTTCTCCACCTTCTTCGTGGAGCGCTACTCCTTCCCCTCGGGCCACGCCACACGGGCGGCCATGTGTGCCCGTTTCCTCCTCGCCCAGCTGGTGGACACGGCCTCCATGCGGGTCCTGGTGGTGGGTTGGGCCGCCCTGGTGAGCCTATCCCGGCTGCTGCTTGCCAGACACTATGTGACAGATGTGGGCTTTGGCCTGGCTATGGGCTACTGCCACTACAGTCTGGTTGAAAGGTTGTGGGTGACCTGGGACTGCCTGCAGGACCTACTGCTCATGCgactgagagagagactcaACAGGGTTTATGGTGGACTCTGGATGGCTGATTGGAAACACTAA